The following nucleotide sequence is from Pseudoalteromonas xiamenensis.
CGTTTATGCGGTTTTCTACATCTTTTCTAAGCTGCCTGTTCGGCAGTGAAGGTTTTACTGACTTCCCGAAAGAGTCGTGGATTTTTCTAAGCTGCCTGTTCGGCAGTGAAGCTTGCTTACTTGCTAACTATGGTGACACAAAATTTCTAAGCTGCCTGTTCGGCAGTGAAGGCACGCAATGCCAATTGATACCCGACAAAAACTTTCTAAGCTGCCTGTTCGGCAGTGAAGTCAAGCTTCAGTTAGAAATCGACTTCGGTTCATTTCTAAGCTGCCTGTTCGGCAGTGAAGATAATCCCAGTTGTCACTGAACAAAAGCGAAATTTCTAAGCTGCCTGTTCGGCAGTGAAGGTGACAGTGAGTCGAGTAGTGAATCGGGAGTTTTTCTAAGCTGCCTGTTCGGCAGTGAAGTTCTGACTCCCAAAAAGAAGCGCTTTTTGTTGTTTCTAAGCTGCCTGTGCGGCAGTGAAGCAACACCATAGGCGAAGTACTTAATATTTTTATTTCTAAGCTGCCTGTTCGGCAGTGAAGAGGAATCAATTAAAGTCGTCGTGCGCTATCAATTTCTAAGCTGCCTGTTCGGCAGTGAAGAAGGTGGAGGTGGACAATTATCCCCTTCGCAATTTCTAAGCTGCCTGTTCGGCAGTGAAGTTTTAGGACTGCGGGTTTGCTGTCTTGGGTAGTTTCTAAGCTGCCTGTTCGGCAGTGAAGATTATTACGTACCATCATCCGAAGAAACTGGATTTCTAAGCTGCCTGTTCGGCAGTGAAGTCCTTCCTGGATTTCGTTTATCAATTCTTTAATTTCTAAGCTGCCTGTTCGGCAGTGAAGGCGCTTCTTTTTGGGAGTCAGAATACGAAGAGTTTCTAATCTGCCTGTTCGGCAGTGAAGAGTAGAATAAATCAAAAAAGATAAGTTGCAACAAGCTATTAAAAGAAAAAAGCTAATTTTACCTTGTTAAAAACAGCTGGTTGCAACTTATTGTATTTGTTACCAATTTTTAAAGAGCAAAAATAAAGGGTAAAAATACCCTTTATTTGAATTAAAACTGCGGCACGCAGCCTATGTTATTACCTTTATTCGATTTGCTGTTTAGACCATAACAGTCAAACATTCCTTGCTGTTGTACTTCAATTGTTTGCTTTTGAATAATCAGCGGGAACTTGCTGTTTTTATCAGGTGCTCTTACTTTAGTTTGCTGACTATACAAATAAATAAATGGCAATTTGCTCATTGGCGTTGGTTTGCTTTTTTCGAGTCTCGAATAAACATTCTTCAAGTGATTTACCACTTTTAATTGACCATAACTCAGCTTTTTTTTGCATCTCGCGTTCAATACGTTCGGGCGATTTAACATGCAGGCGAGAAAAACTCACCCATGTTACTTCTTCTGGCACTGGTTTTATGGCTTTTACATGGCAGTAGTCTTCAAGACGAGTTAACCATCTGTTTATGGATAACTTTTCTAACTGCGCTTGCTCTGTAGCAAATAAACGCAGCTTGTTGCCAAGCGGAAAGCCTTTTTGACCATAGTCAGGAAAGCCAACGGCAACCTCTGATTGGTTGGATTCAACTTTGTGCTCAACAAGCGCAATATGCACTTGTTGAAACACGTTTTGCCAAATAAACCCGAGAGGAATTTCTGCATCAGGTAGCAAGGTGATTTCTTGGTAGTAGTTCATCACAACTCCTTATTCACCAAACACACCACCACGGATCAGCATAGCCATTACGTAATGTTGCTGTTCTAATGCGGGGATTTTTCCTTTCAGTAACCAAGCATCCAAAAGATTGTAAAAGTCTGTTTTCTCTTTCGGCTGGCGATAAGCCGCACCACGGTTGGTTACCGAACCATAAGGTTCAACCGCAATCGCGCCAATTTCATCGGCTTGCGGGTGCCAAGTGTCAATCGTACGTAGCGCATTACCAATTTTTTGTGAGTGCATTGCCGCTTGTCCGCCAAGTTGATATAGGAACTTACTCTTATCCCCTTTACCACCGCCCATGACTAACTCTTGTGATGGGAACACCGCTTGACCTTGACCCAGTTGGCTATAAGCCTCTACTTTGATAAACGCATGTTGCTCAATCAAACCTTGTTGAATAATTTGTGCCAATTCATTGAGCTGCGCGTTGTCATCGAAGGCTTTTAAGCTGAACTCATAGCTATCAAAACTAAATTGCTTTTCACCAACACTGACAACCACTTTAACTTGCTCTGCGCCAACACGGTTGCGCCATAAAAAACGCCCATTTGCGATGTTATGCGCATAGCGCTTAGCTAACTCTTTGAACTCAGTGTCTATTTGATACTGTTTTACAATCTCGCCCAGCGCTGCTTGATAATCAGGATCGTTACAGGTTGACGGTACATGCAAGTCACTCAGTATTCTTAATGTGAATACCAGCTTTAGTGTGTCGCAATTATGGGGTAACGCGGCTACATCTACAGTTTGCAAGTTCGCCTTCGAAACTTCAGCATCAAGTTTTGCTGGGTCATTCGCCGTTGCTGCTTTTAATCTGTTAGAAATAGTGCCTCTAACCGCCTTTTCACCAACTAAGATCGGTTGCCAAGTATCTGCCCCAAAATTACCTGCAAACATGAGTGCGTCTGATGGAATAAGCTTTGCTTCAAAAGCCAATACTGAAGGGTTTTTTAGTTTTACGTCTGCCATGGTTAAATCTCCATATTCTTAAAAATTATCTGGGTTAAATGCTGCTTCGCTGTCGATGAAGTCAGGCTCAATAATGGGTTGTATCAATTCGTTTGTGGTCGCGATGTACCACGGGTGATTATCGGTATAGCGCCAAAGGGCCGATTCGATGTGATGAAGGCGATGCACACTTTGCCACTCGCCCACACTGTATGCGGTTTCAGCAAAGGTCACGGGCACTGTATTGTCTCGTACATTGGCGACCTCACCAGCGTCATATAAAGGTGAAATTGCGCAAAAGCCTGTGGCAATCGGTACTAAATAGCCTGCATTTGGCTTGGGTACATACTCCCAATTGGCTTTGACTATTGCCTGCTCTGCCTCAACAGTATCTTCTGTTTGTTGATGTTCACTTGGGTTTGCACGATAAGTTAGTGTTGCAAAGTCACACCAAGCATCAAATAAGCACACATCGTCTTGTTCAGTTTTTCGCTGTTCAAAGTGCGCTACAAGGTATTCGTGACGATCCATAAGTACAAAGCCAGGCATTAAACGGCGCAATGCATAAGCTTGTTGCTCTTCTGTATTTAACAGTTCACACGCTTCAAACCCGAGTATTTGACCACCAGCCAGTCTTAACGTTGGGATCAACCGCTTTAAATGCGCTTTAAGATCTGTTTCTGTCAGGGTGTCACCTGCTACCAACCCTTTTAATTCAACTAATAAAGATATTTGCATATTCATGCGGCCTTCTTCATTAATTGGAGCTGTTTTACCTTGATGTGTAAGTGGGTTACGGGTTAATGCAAACACATAATCGCCCCACCCTTTAGGCTGGCGAGCATGCACCTGATTTTTGTGGCTGATAACCACCACACCACCTAAATTAACGTTTAGACTTGCAGGTAACTTTCTTGAAAGCGCATGAGCAAAGCCTAAAAAGTTGGTAATTGCAGGAAAGCCATAAGTGAGCTCTGCAATGGCATTGGCGTTTTGTACATTAAGCTTTTTAATTAATACATATTGGCTCATATTACAGGCCTCCTAACTTTGGCGTGTGCCGCTCAAATGCTTTGAGTTGCTGCAAACATAGCTTTTTAAAGTAGCTATGCTCGTTATCACCTAACAAGTAAACGTCTTTATTTTCTAGTTTTCTTAGTAGCCAAGTAGCAAAATCGTGAGCTACCTCTTCTTGCCATTCGCGTTTTTCACGCTCCGCTTGAAACGAGGCATTATCATTAAAAACATCAAGCCATAGGCAATGTGCTTTTTTCATTTTGACGTCTGGCGATGTTGCCCAGCCTGTTAATTCAGTTTGGTTTTGTAATAAAGCAGCACGCTCAAATAAAGTATCTAAGATAGGTTGTGTGTACCAAAAGTCGCGCTTGTAACGGGTTTTGAAATTACGATCACTGTCTTTTAAGTTTGCTAAAAACGCCCTGAATTCTTTGACATTTTTTGCTGTTAGATAACTAAATTCACGATTAAAAAAGCTAGCCTGCTTTGAAGGTGATTTAATTTGCCCTTGATAATCTGGCGGCGCACAATTGAGCAAAAAGCTCTGTCCATATCGCTCGCTATTTAACTGCGAAATATTTTGTGG
It contains:
- the cas6f gene encoding type I-F CRISPR-associated endoribonuclease Cas6/Csy4, which gives rise to MNYYQEITLLPDAEIPLGFIWQNVFQQVHIALVEHKVESNQSEVAVGFPDYGQKGFPLGNKLRLFATEQAQLEKLSINRWLTRLEDYCHVKAIKPVPEEVTWVSFSRLHVKSPERIEREMQKKAELWSIKSGKSLEECLFETRKKQTNANEQIAIYLFV
- the csy3 gene encoding type I-F CRISPR-associated protein Csy3 — its product is MADVKLKNPSVLAFEAKLIPSDALMFAGNFGADTWQPILVGEKAVRGTISNRLKAATANDPAKLDAEVSKANLQTVDVAALPHNCDTLKLVFTLRILSDLHVPSTCNDPDYQAALGEIVKQYQIDTEFKELAKRYAHNIANGRFLWRNRVGAEQVKVVVSVGEKQFSFDSYEFSLKAFDDNAQLNELAQIIQQGLIEQHAFIKVEAYSQLGQGQAVFPSQELVMGGGKGDKSKFLYQLGGQAAMHSQKIGNALRTIDTWHPQADEIGAIAVEPYGSVTNRGAAYRQPKEKTDFYNLLDAWLLKGKIPALEQQHYVMAMLIRGGVFGE
- the csy2 gene encoding type I-F CRISPR-associated protein Csy2 — encoded protein: MSQYVLIKKLNVQNANAIAELTYGFPAITNFLGFAHALSRKLPASLNVNLGGVVVISHKNQVHARQPKGWGDYVFALTRNPLTHQGKTAPINEEGRMNMQISLLVELKGLVAGDTLTETDLKAHLKRLIPTLRLAGGQILGFEACELLNTEEQQAYALRRLMPGFVLMDRHEYLVAHFEQRKTEQDDVCLFDAWCDFATLTYRANPSEHQQTEDTVEAEQAIVKANWEYVPKPNAGYLVPIATGFCAISPLYDAGEVANVRDNTVPVTFAETAYSVGEWQSVHRLHHIESALWRYTDNHPWYIATTNELIQPIIEPDFIDSEAAFNPDNF